The Sulfurovum riftiae region TCCCTATCTCAGCCAGAAGCTTGATGGTATCGTTGAGCGTTACCCAGCCAAGAAGTGTCGGCCCCAGGAAAAGGCCTGCCGCCAGTTCGCCAAGGACAGGCGGTAGACCGATACGCTGGAATAGTTCGGCAAAGATCCGTGCACCGACCAGAATTAACAACAGTATGAGAAAAAAGTCATGTGCCTGCATAATGGGTATTATAACCAAAAACTGTCAGGCGTCCATTAGAGTAATTTTGTTATAAATACATTTAAATTTCTTCCCTAAAGGAACAGTATGTCATATGCCATAGAAACGTTTGACCCGGAAATCTTCCAGGCGATCGAAAACGAGAGAGAAAGACAGACCGATCACCTCGAGATGATCGCATCTGAGAACTTCACCATCCCAGCGGTAATGGAAGCAATGGGCTCAGTATTTACGAACAAATATGCGGAAGGATACCCGCATAAAAGATACTATGGCGGATGTGAATATGCAGATGTCGTCGAACAGCTTGCCATCGACAGAGCCTGTGAGCTTTTTGACTGCCAATTCGCCAATGTACAGCCTCATTCAGGTTCACAGGCGAACGGTGCTGTCTATGCAGCCCTGCTCAAACCGTATGACAAGATCCTCGGGATGGACCTCAGCCACGGCGGTCACCTCACACATGGAAGCAAGCCGAGCTTTTCGGGCAAGAACTACCAGAGTTTCACCTATGGTGTCGAGCTTGACGGTCGCATCAACTATGACAGGGTCATGGACATCGCCAAGATCGTCCAGCCGAAGATCATCGTCTGCGGTGCTTCTGCCTATGCCAGAGAGATCGACTTCAAGAAGTTCAGAGAGATCGCGGACGAAGCAGGTGCCATCCTTTTTGCGGATATCGCACATATTGCAGGCCTTGTCTGTGCCGGCGAGCACCCAAGCCCGTTCCCATATGCAGATGTCGTCACGACCACGACACACAAGACACTGGCCGGGCCAAGAGGCGGTATGATCATGACCAACGACGAAGATATCGCCAAGAAGATCAACTCTGCGATCTTCCCGGGCCTTCAGGGCGGTCCGCTCGTACACGTCGTCGCTGCCAAAGCGGTAGGCTTCAAGCATAATCTCTCAGATGAGTGGAAAACCTATGCAAAACAGGTCAAAGCCAATGCATCCACACTGGCAGAAGTCCTTGTGGCACGCGGATATGACGTCGTCTCAGGCGGAACGGACAACCACCTTGTACTTGTCTCATTCCTCGACAAGGAGTTCTCCGGAAAAGATGCCGATGCCGCACTGGGAGCTGCAGGCATCACGGTGAACAAGAACACTGTTCCGGGAGAGACAAGAAGCCCGTTCGTCACTTCAGGTATCCGTATCGGTTCTCCGGCACTGACAAGCCGTGGCATGAAAGAGGCGGAGTTCGAGATCATCGCCAACAAGATCGCCGATGTGCTTGACAATATCAACGACAGTGCACTGCATGCAAAGATCAAAGAGGAGATGAAGGAGCTTGCTTCCAACTTCGTGATCTATGAGAAGTCGATCTACTAACAGGACGCTTTTTGAACAAAGTCCAAAAAACTACGTTAACACTGGGTTTGCTTCAGCAGCAGGCTCATGCGACTAGTCGCATTTAAGGGGTTTACTATTAAAGTTTTCGATCTTGACTTCGTGGCAGATCACTACTACATCAAACGCAATACGATCGTCGAAAAGATTCATTTCGACAATCGTACCTTCTATGCCAAGTTCAAGCGTATAGAAGAACCCCTCACCCCGCTTCTTCTTACCCAGCACCTCCGCAGACAGTACACCATTGCCGTACCGCTGCTTAAAAACGGGCTGACCAACTACCTTGTACTGGAATACAGGGGTGAAGAACATCAGCGCTTCTACTATCTGGTCAAACAGCTGTTCAGAACCCTGGATATAGCAGAGTACCATATCTATCAGGGCAAACATGAAGAGACCGTCCAGGTCTTCATAGAGGTCAAACCCCTCACACTCGATGAAGCCGATGCGGCACTGCAGAAGATCTCAGATGCCCTCAAAGAGAAGCTGGGAAAGAAGTGGAAGACACTACCTTCCGCTTCACTGCCTGAGGATTACAATATCGTCACCCTGCCTTATGCCGAGATTCAATAGATCACTTTTTGACATTCTTCCCAAATGATCGTGATGATCAAAGCATACGCTTCGACTTGGAAAACAATTTTATGCTTCATAGAACTCATCTACAATAAAGTAGTAAAAGTACTGAATATATTTTGCATCATACGAAAATGTAGTTAGATTTTTTCATTAGCTATATCTACCTAAAAGTTAATTGTACTTTACAAAAAAATATATTTTTACTATAATGTAAATTAAAATTAACATTGGAGTCTTTATGATCGTCTTGGCAGATAAAAAAGAGGCCGGGGAACTGACATACGAAAAAGAGAGTCATACCTTTATTTTCAACTATACACATGACCATGCTATCTCTCTTACGATGCCGTACCGTAAAAAAAGCTATCTTTCACGCTATCACCTTCATCCTATTTTCGATATGAACATGCCTGAGGGATACCTCTTTGAACTTTTCAAGAACCTGCTTATTAAAACATACGGAGAGATGGATGAATTTACACTTTTTTCACACATCTCAAAAAATATGGAAGGATACCTCACCTATCGGTCAGAGCGCAGCTCTTCTTCCCCTGCCGAGATGATCGAACTGGATACGATCCTGCACGATCAGGATCAGGGGATCTTCGGCAGACTAGTCAAACAGTTTCTGGAACGTTCCGCCATCTCCGGTGTACAACCCAAAGTGCTTGCCCCATTGCATGACAAAGCCACTCTCTCTACCAAAGAGTACATCATTAAAAGCTTCAGTGATGAGTTCCCGCATTTGGCCGAAAACGAGTTCTTCTGTATGAAAGCCCTCTCATATGCCGGTATTCCTGTACCAAGATTCTGGCTTTCGGATAACAAAAAACTTTTCATTATGGAAAAATTCACCTATGCCAAAGAGAAAGACAGATTTTACGGGTTTGAAGAGTTTTGCGTCTTGTTCGGGTACAATAAAGAAAAAAAATACCGTGGAAGCTATGAGCAGATCGCAAAAGCGATCACAAAGATATCGACACAGAGAGAAGAAGACCTTCGGACATTCTTCAAGATGGTCATCATGACCTTCC contains the following coding sequences:
- a CDS encoding type II toxin-antitoxin system HipA family toxin — protein: MIVLADKKEAGELTYEKESHTFIFNYTHDHAISLTMPYRKKSYLSRYHLHPIFDMNMPEGYLFELFKNLLIKTYGEMDEFTLFSHISKNMEGYLTYRSERSSSSPAEMIELDTILHDQDQGIFGRLVKQFLERSAISGVQPKVLAPLHDKATLSTKEYIIKSFSDEFPHLAENEFFCMKALSYAGIPVPRFWLSDNKKLFIMEKFTYAKEKDRFYGFEEFCVLFGYNKEKKYRGSYEQIAKAITKISTQREEDLRTFFKMVIMTFLLKNGDGHLKNYGILYRDSFQERFLAPAYDVVNTCIYLPKDKPALTLHGKKVWLNRQELLTFGTAYCLLSPKESEALFDLCIDAVTAMYHDMEKYLQETPSFETFGKAFLKILDFSLQKNLTQSYKDISDGIL
- a CDS encoding serine hydroxymethyltransferase, whose translation is MSYAIETFDPEIFQAIENERERQTDHLEMIASENFTIPAVMEAMGSVFTNKYAEGYPHKRYYGGCEYADVVEQLAIDRACELFDCQFANVQPHSGSQANGAVYAALLKPYDKILGMDLSHGGHLTHGSKPSFSGKNYQSFTYGVELDGRINYDRVMDIAKIVQPKIIVCGASAYAREIDFKKFREIADEAGAILFADIAHIAGLVCAGEHPSPFPYADVVTTTTHKTLAGPRGGMIMTNDEDIAKKINSAIFPGLQGGPLVHVVAAKAVGFKHNLSDEWKTYAKQVKANASTLAEVLVARGYDVVSGGTDNHLVLVSFLDKEFSGKDADAALGAAGITVNKNTVPGETRSPFVTSGIRIGSPALTSRGMKEAEFEIIANKIADVLDNINDSALHAKIKEEMKELASNFVIYEKSIY
- a CDS encoding DUF1882 domain-containing protein, producing the protein MRLVAFKGFTIKVFDLDFVADHYYIKRNTIVEKIHFDNRTFYAKFKRIEEPLTPLLLTQHLRRQYTIAVPLLKNGLTNYLVLEYRGEEHQRFYYLVKQLFRTLDIAEYHIYQGKHEETVQVFIEVKPLTLDEADAALQKISDALKEKLGKKWKTLPSASLPEDYNIVTLPYAEIQ